The Candidatus Koribacter versatilis Ellin345 genome has a segment encoding these proteins:
- a CDS encoding universal stress protein: protein MLITERPALIAIQNVLFATDFSSTSERALPFALEFATRYNATLFVAHAVPPMPAVVPIEPVPDQTDVLRKGAGQEMQRFVAKQSLKEIPHQAIVMDGEVWDVIRQVVADKRIDLVVLGTRGRGVLHKLLVGSIAEEIYRTVKCPVLTIGPEVIPPSLPRQKMWRIVFATDFSTGSLHALPYALMFTQEHHSQTTFLHVIAHSASLPADSADQLVHESVARMKELIPEGMEGSHPDFKVEFGSPGPDIVRIATDLEADLLVMGVHAGHHATSHLPWSVASYVLSHARCPVLTVRGGA from the coding sequence ATGCTGATCACCGAGCGCCCTGCACTGATCGCGATCCAGAACGTGCTGTTCGCGACCGACTTCTCCTCGACCTCCGAACGCGCTCTGCCGTTCGCGTTGGAGTTCGCAACCCGCTATAACGCGACGCTTTTTGTGGCGCACGCCGTGCCGCCAATGCCTGCCGTCGTACCTATAGAACCTGTACCGGATCAAACTGACGTTCTCCGCAAGGGCGCAGGCCAGGAAATGCAGAGATTCGTCGCGAAACAATCTTTGAAGGAAATCCCACACCAAGCGATTGTGATGGATGGCGAAGTCTGGGATGTAATCCGCCAGGTTGTCGCTGACAAACGCATCGACCTCGTAGTCCTTGGAACCCGTGGCCGCGGCGTCTTACACAAGCTGCTCGTCGGTTCAATCGCTGAGGAAATCTACCGCACTGTGAAGTGCCCAGTGCTCACCATCGGGCCGGAGGTCATTCCGCCATCGCTCCCACGGCAGAAGATGTGGCGGATTGTTTTCGCCACCGACTTTTCGACTGGATCGCTGCACGCCTTACCCTACGCGCTGATGTTTACGCAGGAACACCATTCGCAGACAACGTTCCTGCACGTGATAGCTCACTCGGCCAGCCTTCCGGCAGACTCTGCCGACCAGCTCGTTCATGAATCTGTAGCGCGCATGAAGGAGCTAATCCCCGAAGGCATGGAAGGAAGTCATCCGGACTTTAAAGTCGAATTCGGATCACCAGGACCAGACATCGTTCGGATTGCGACCGATCTCGAAGCCGACCTGCTGGTAATGGGTGTACATGCCGGACATCACGCCACCTCGCATTTGCCATGGAGTGTCGCGAGCTACGTTCTTTCGCATGCACGCTGTCCGGTGCTGACCGTCCGCGGCGGGGCATAA
- a CDS encoding flagellar motor protein MotB: MKARPTRQRRTRANNERWLVSYADFITLLFAFFVVLYASSQTDQKRAAKISSAIEQAFEQLGLGTSNPPGNTSRVAPITPEIRASSSLADRSHETLDIGSQRRVTAAQVQTLRGELQAAIPEELTRSDVTLRTTSDGLVISLQEIGFFDSGSAKLRPSSISAFGRIASILREKQCTVRVEGHTDPMPIHTAQYASNWELSTARATGIVKRLIQEYGINPGDLSAGGYAEFHPVGPNDTAEGRAQNRRVDLVILSMQGYRDQRK, encoded by the coding sequence ATGAAGGCCCGTCCCACTCGACAGCGTAGAACTCGTGCGAACAACGAGCGCTGGCTGGTTTCTTATGCTGATTTCATTACCCTCCTGTTTGCCTTCTTCGTAGTCCTCTATGCCTCCTCGCAAACTGACCAGAAACGCGCCGCAAAAATTTCCAGCGCAATCGAGCAAGCGTTCGAACAACTTGGATTGGGTACCTCCAACCCGCCAGGCAATACCAGTCGGGTCGCGCCGATCACTCCCGAGATTCGCGCTTCGAGTTCACTCGCCGATCGTTCTCACGAAACCCTCGACATCGGCAGCCAGCGCAGAGTCACAGCCGCTCAGGTGCAAACTCTACGCGGCGAACTGCAAGCCGCGATTCCAGAAGAGCTTACTCGAAGCGATGTCACCCTTCGCACCACTTCGGATGGTCTGGTGATCAGTCTGCAGGAAATCGGGTTCTTTGATAGCGGATCCGCGAAGCTACGGCCATCGTCTATCTCCGCCTTTGGCCGAATCGCGAGCATTTTGCGCGAGAAGCAGTGCACAGTTCGAGTTGAGGGGCACACTGATCCCATGCCGATCCACACGGCGCAATATGCTTCCAACTGGGAGCTTTCGACCGCGCGAGCGACCGGTATCGTGAAGCGACTGATCCAGGAGTACGGAATAAATCCGGGGGACCTGTCAGCCGGCGGGTATGCCGAATTTCATCCCGTCGGCCCAAACGATACCGCGGAGGGGCGGGCCCAGAACCGTCGAGTGGATCTGGTCATTCTTTCGATGCAGGGTTACAGGGATCAGCGCAAGTAG
- the fliD gene encoding flagellar filament capping protein FliD, whose protein sequence is MTITLDTTSLYSGKGFDVQSMVNQILNAQRTQEDQWKSQQTLVQNQTSALTAIQSEIGTFYTASTNLTDFNGVLGAKIASSSDTGALVATADSYATTGKHVLAVEQLATTGSAYSTAIASGDSLDSGCFDLTVGSTTKTVTLGDDNSTLSDVADAINKLGMGVTAAVQTDAAGSRLTIVSNTSGSAGALSISGGTSQLSFNVTKGQNAIVDVDGVPYESASNTVDGAISGVTLNLATANPDKQVTLSVSQDATQVAQAIGDWVDSYNALVKSVNTQFSYNSTTNRAGALSGDSSLRLLQDSLLHLAPFSMDGNGDYGTLRSIGIDMEDDGTLSVDSTTLNDALANHFSNLTSFFQGENSFGTTLSSAAQMLESPTVGPISLDLQTLRQTNQDLTNEISDFETRLASQQQTLLLQYSQINAALQELPSLQNQISQMLDSTSISSTSK, encoded by the coding sequence ATGACGATCACGCTCGATACCACCTCGCTTTACAGTGGGAAGGGCTTTGACGTTCAGAGCATGGTCAACCAGATCCTGAACGCACAACGTACCCAAGAAGACCAGTGGAAGAGCCAACAGACCCTAGTCCAGAACCAAACTTCCGCGTTGACTGCGATCCAAAGTGAGATTGGGACCTTTTACACAGCCTCAACAAACCTTACAGACTTCAATGGGGTACTCGGGGCCAAGATCGCAAGTTCCTCCGACACTGGAGCCCTGGTCGCGACTGCGGACTCCTACGCCACCACCGGCAAGCATGTGCTTGCCGTGGAACAACTCGCGACAACCGGCTCTGCATACTCGACGGCAATCGCCTCCGGAGATTCGCTCGACTCAGGCTGTTTCGATCTGACGGTCGGCTCCACGACCAAGACGGTGACCTTGGGCGACGACAATTCCACACTCTCCGATGTTGCTGACGCTATTAACAAGCTCGGTATGGGAGTCACGGCGGCAGTCCAGACTGATGCGGCGGGATCTCGGTTGACCATCGTAAGCAACACGTCGGGCTCTGCGGGAGCGTTGAGCATTAGTGGTGGAACATCGCAACTTAGCTTCAATGTGACGAAGGGACAGAATGCAATCGTTGACGTAGATGGGGTCCCGTACGAGTCAGCCAGCAATACAGTGGATGGTGCGATTTCCGGGGTGACGCTTAATCTCGCCACCGCGAATCCGGACAAGCAGGTCACGCTCTCGGTCTCGCAGGACGCAACCCAGGTGGCGCAAGCCATTGGTGATTGGGTCGATTCGTACAACGCACTTGTGAAGTCAGTCAATACGCAGTTTTCCTACAACTCCACAACGAACAGAGCGGGAGCACTTTCCGGCGACAGTTCCCTGCGCCTGCTGCAAGATTCCCTGCTCCACTTGGCCCCGTTCTCTATGGACGGCAACGGCGACTACGGCACGTTGCGTTCGATCGGGATTGACATGGAAGACGATGGAACGCTCTCGGTCGACAGCACGACATTGAACGATGCCCTTGCGAACCATTTTTCTAACTTGACTTCATTCTTCCAGGGAGAAAACAGCTTCGGAACAACGCTGAGCAGTGCGGCGCAGATGCTCGAAAGCCCGACCGTTGGCCCGATTTCGCTCGATTTGCAGACCCTGCGACAGACGAACCAGGACCTGACTAACGAAATCTCAGATTTCGAAACTCGGCTCGCTTCGCAGCAGCAGACGCTGCTTTTGCAGTACTCGCAGATCAACGCTGCCCTGCAGGAGCTCCCCTCTTTGCAAAACCAGATTTCGCAGATGCTGGATTCCACCAGCATCTCTTCAACGAGTAAATGA
- a CDS encoding flagellar motor protein: MDKGTFGGVLAAVVGIVAGLLIEGGKISQILQPTAALIVFGGTLGAVMVQFPFHQFLAAARATITIFRVSSNQREEMLDELVRFAYKARKQGIVSLDSDLDTINDSFLKRALMLAVDGTAPGELRKMMELELDQEAEKDERTPQVFEAAGGYSPTIGIIGAVLGLIQVMQHLQNIDEVGRGIAVAFVATIYGVAAANIFFLPAAGKLRIRVREAQLQREMAVEGVIALLEGMNPRMLETRLSTYVDRGQKVEAA; the protein is encoded by the coding sequence GTGGATAAGGGCACGTTCGGCGGGGTCCTCGCAGCTGTCGTAGGAATCGTTGCCGGGCTGTTGATCGAAGGTGGAAAAATTTCGCAGATCCTGCAGCCTACGGCCGCATTAATTGTCTTCGGCGGGACTCTCGGTGCGGTAATGGTCCAGTTTCCCTTTCACCAGTTCCTCGCCGCCGCGCGGGCGACGATCACGATTTTCCGGGTGTCCTCGAACCAGCGGGAAGAGATGCTCGACGAACTCGTCCGCTTTGCCTACAAAGCGCGGAAGCAGGGAATCGTCTCACTCGACTCAGACCTCGATACCATCAACGATTCATTCCTTAAGAGAGCTCTCATGCTGGCAGTGGATGGCACCGCTCCGGGCGAACTGCGCAAAATGATGGAATTGGAACTCGACCAGGAGGCCGAGAAAGATGAGCGAACCCCGCAGGTATTTGAAGCTGCCGGAGGCTATTCACCAACCATCGGCATTATTGGTGCCGTGCTCGGATTGATCCAGGTGATGCAACACCTGCAGAACATTGACGAGGTTGGACGTGGTATTGCCGTCGCCTTTGTGGCGACCATTTATGGTGTCGCGGCTGCAAATATCTTCTTCTTGCCGGCTGCCGGCAAGTTGCGAATCCGCGTACGAGAAGCGCAATTACAGAGGGAAATGGCGGTCGAAGGCGTGATCGCCTTGCTCGAAGGAATGAATCCCAGGATGTTGGAAACTCGGCTCTCCACTTACGTTGACCGTGGGCAGAAAGTTGAAGCGGCATGA
- the fliS gene encoding flagellar export chaperone FliS — protein sequence MTDNPDLAYRENEALATDPLGLVVVLYDMLLKDLHEAVVSVSAGDVEKRSNAVRHCLLVLQELQGTLDFERGGVVAENLDRFYNFIRAKLLEGQIKASSEIFEQQITLVASIREAWQQVRRDQLATEVGSSDTAPIIPGPLVDVETTVAAHWSA from the coding sequence ATGACCGACAACCCAGATCTTGCCTATCGAGAAAACGAAGCGCTAGCGACCGATCCACTAGGACTGGTTGTGGTGCTGTATGACATGTTGCTCAAGGACCTGCACGAAGCTGTCGTCTCCGTGTCGGCAGGCGACGTCGAAAAGCGCTCTAATGCAGTTCGGCACTGTTTGCTCGTGCTCCAGGAGTTACAAGGTACCTTGGACTTCGAGCGTGGTGGCGTGGTCGCCGAGAACCTCGACCGTTTCTACAACTTCATACGCGCCAAATTGCTGGAGGGCCAGATCAAAGCGTCGTCGGAGATTTTCGAGCAGCAGATCACGCTGGTCGCATCCATCCGAGAAGCATGGCAACAGGTAAGACGCGACCAACTTGCAACGGAAGTCGGGTCGAGTGATACGGCGCCGATCATTCCCGGTCCACTGGTTGACGTTGAGACGACCGTAGCAGCCCATTGGAGCGCTTAA
- a CDS encoding response regulator, with protein sequence MNDRTEIYKGEELLNCVKRSLPGCTFEEKLPDYVPPVILHTGALKWLSVAVELLAEIGSSAECHRLHVHYADDRDRSDCRLVISMETSVSANRRPLAVDHTWADRMGQAEHELIAHSVALKYFFEQDALYCNFEFPVFGRNATKLRHRNSILLVEDDNFVRNSTREILEGEGYRVLTAERAESGLDQFSRASKEVGLVITDLTMPGPDGFTLAKAIRLQDKRVPILFISGFGAVVPEDPAMQTYFLAKPYSARLLMAAIGRCFRGYHELNLLHAFEQEPHVPTVWL encoded by the coding sequence ATGAACGACAGAACCGAAATTTATAAGGGTGAAGAACTGCTGAATTGCGTGAAACGATCCCTCCCGGGATGCACGTTTGAAGAGAAACTCCCGGACTATGTTCCGCCGGTCATACTGCACACGGGAGCATTGAAGTGGTTGTCGGTCGCTGTGGAACTGTTGGCAGAAATCGGCTCCAGCGCCGAGTGTCATCGGCTTCATGTGCATTACGCAGACGATCGCGATCGAAGTGACTGTCGCCTGGTGATCAGCATGGAAACGTCCGTATCCGCCAATCGTCGACCGCTCGCGGTAGACCACACTTGGGCCGACAGGATGGGTCAGGCAGAGCACGAACTCATCGCGCACTCCGTTGCCCTGAAGTACTTCTTTGAGCAAGATGCGCTTTATTGCAATTTTGAATTTCCAGTGTTTGGCCGAAACGCGACGAAGCTCCGGCACCGGAACAGCATTCTGTTGGTCGAGGACGACAACTTCGTACGCAATTCCACCCGTGAAATCCTCGAAGGGGAAGGCTATCGCGTCCTGACTGCCGAGCGTGCTGAATCAGGATTGGATCAATTCAGCCGGGCCTCGAAGGAAGTAGGTTTGGTGATCACCGACTTGACCATGCCTGGCCCGGACGGCTTTACCTTGGCAAAGGCAATTCGGCTCCAAGACAAGCGCGTGCCGATTCTCTTCATTTCAGGATTTGGCGCCGTTGTTCCTGAGGATCCCGCCATGCAAACGTACTTCCTGGCAAAGCCGTACAGCGCTCGCTTATTGATGGCGGCAATCGGCCGTTGTTTCCGCGGATATCACGAATTGAACCTGCTGCATGCGTTTGAGCAGGAGCCACATGTGCCTACTGTGTGGCTCTGA
- a CDS encoding flagellar FlbD family protein — MLELTRLNNHPIAINVDLIQWIEPAPDTTITLITGEKLVVREAYKDVLERVVEVHSPGRPFRAQFAVASSANHA; from the coding sequence ATGCTTGAACTAACGCGCCTGAACAATCATCCCATCGCGATCAACGTGGACCTCATTCAATGGATCGAACCGGCCCCAGATACAACCATCACGCTCATTACCGGTGAAAAACTTGTCGTTCGCGAAGCGTACAAAGACGTCCTCGAACGGGTGGTCGAGGTGCATTCGCCCGGACGACCTTTTCGCGCTCAATTCGCGGTGGCATCGTCCGCGAATCATGCTTGA
- the flgL gene encoding flagellar hook-associated protein FlgL: MRVNPNQWSNILDTLNRLTEGENNAIREVSTGNRLSAPSDDPSAMTLLIRNRASQSDCDRYVQNIGSISASLQNADSALSNVTTSLNRAITLGLEGTGGTLSNANRSAIADEVSQIRDQVLALANTTFNGSYAFGGASTKTTPFVLDSTSVSGVRYQGDSTVEQVPIGDGSMVAANKPGDALFLNPAGSVFGALQGMISALRSGSGIDTATTTLRSAFDQFSSERVSYGSTISRLQADSNFQSSSKVQLQTEENSLTGVDMAQAISELTQAETARNAALSAAARIGQNSLLDYLR; the protein is encoded by the coding sequence ATGAGAGTCAATCCTAATCAGTGGTCCAACATTCTCGATACTCTAAATCGCCTGACAGAGGGCGAAAACAACGCGATTCGAGAAGTCTCCACCGGAAACCGCTTGAGCGCGCCTTCGGATGATCCATCGGCAATGACGCTTCTGATTCGCAACCGGGCGTCGCAAAGTGATTGCGACCGCTACGTACAGAACATTGGCTCCATCAGCGCTTCTCTGCAAAATGCCGACTCTGCGTTATCTAACGTGACCACCTCGCTGAATCGTGCAATCACCCTGGGACTTGAGGGCACAGGTGGAACGCTTTCCAATGCGAATCGAAGTGCGATCGCCGATGAGGTGAGCCAGATTCGAGACCAGGTTCTGGCGCTGGCAAATACCACCTTCAACGGGAGTTATGCGTTTGGCGGAGCCTCCACAAAGACAACTCCGTTTGTGCTCGATTCAACCTCTGTTTCCGGCGTGCGTTATCAGGGAGACTCGACGGTAGAACAAGTTCCCATTGGAGATGGATCGATGGTCGCCGCAAATAAGCCGGGAGATGCTCTGTTTCTAAATCCAGCGGGGAGCGTTTTTGGAGCGTTGCAGGGGATGATTTCAGCGCTGCGGTCCGGAAGCGGCATCGATACCGCGACGACTACGCTTCGCTCGGCGTTCGATCAGTTCTCGTCAGAGAGGGTCTCCTACGGCTCGACAATTTCACGACTTCAGGCCGATTCAAATTTCCAGTCCAGCTCGAAGGTGCAATTGCAGACCGAGGAGAACAGCCTGACGGGCGTGGATATGGCCCAGGCCATCAGTGAGTTGACCCAGGCGGAAACCGCGCGGAACGCCGCGCTGTCAGCGGCCGCACGGATCGGGCAAAACTCGCTGCTCGACTACTTGCGCTGA
- a CDS encoding flagellin yields MSLSILNNIPSLAAQNQLSITNSSLQKTLIQLSSGQRINSGADDAAGLSIADGLNANIAALTQSARNATDGVGKLQVADGALSQVTTLLNRAVTLATESANGTLNGDGGSQRTALQTEFASIKAEIDRIGQNTTFNGTAVFAAGTSNDPNVLMGATTGKALTDTMTTGDSLKITAGGNSFTYSYTSGDTVQSLLNQVNASNLGVTASLSSGQLKLVDQKGRGDIAIDSSSTATEFGGFTNAAGTGSNVFSVYLGDGTSSGASHIDVTLSAFSSSNLNGTSLTSDSLSTAAGAKAALTDINAAISSVAALRGSIGAGINRLQAATNVINNQTQNLTTAEDGVRSADVGQSVANLTKYNILTSTGISALAQANQMQQSVLKLLQ; encoded by the coding sequence ATGTCACTCAGCATCCTGAACAATATTCCGTCCTTGGCGGCACAGAACCAGTTGTCCATAACGAACAGCAGCCTGCAAAAGACACTGATTCAGCTCTCCTCCGGGCAACGCATCAATTCTGGTGCGGACGATGCGGCTGGCCTCTCGATTGCCGACGGACTCAATGCGAACATCGCTGCGCTGACACAGTCTGCACGCAATGCCACGGACGGCGTGGGCAAGCTCCAGGTTGCCGATGGTGCGCTTTCGCAAGTGACGACCCTGTTGAACCGCGCGGTGACCCTGGCAACCGAATCTGCCAACGGAACGCTTAACGGTGACGGCGGCTCGCAGCGTACCGCACTGCAAACCGAGTTCGCGTCAATCAAGGCCGAAATCGACCGCATTGGCCAGAACACCACGTTCAACGGAACAGCAGTATTTGCGGCCGGCACTTCGAACGATCCGAACGTATTGATGGGCGCTACCACGGGCAAGGCGCTTACCGACACTATGACCACGGGCGACTCGCTGAAGATCACTGCTGGCGGCAACTCGTTCACGTATTCCTACACCTCGGGCGACACAGTGCAGAGCCTGCTCAATCAAGTCAACGCGAGTAACCTCGGTGTGACGGCGAGTTTGAGCAGTGGCCAGCTCAAACTGGTTGACCAGAAGGGCCGCGGCGATATCGCGATCGATTCCAGCTCGACGGCTACCGAGTTTGGCGGCTTCACGAATGCTGCCGGCACGGGCTCGAACGTCTTCTCCGTGTACCTGGGCGACGGTACGAGCTCGGGAGCAAGCCATATCGACGTGACTCTGAGCGCCTTCAGTTCGAGCAACCTGAACGGTACGAGTCTCACCAGTGACAGCCTTTCAACCGCAGCGGGCGCGAAGGCAGCGTTGACTGACATCAACGCAGCGATTTCGTCGGTGGCGGCACTACGCGGCAGCATCGGCGCGGGCATCAATCGTCTCCAGGCCGCGACCAACGTCATCAACAACCAGACCCAGAACCTGACGACCGCAGAGGATGGCGTGCGCTCGGCGGATGTGGGTCAGTCGGTTGCGAACCTCACGAAGTACAACATCCTGACCTCGACCGGCATTTCGGCCCTGGCCCAGGCGAACCAGATGCAGCAGTCCGTCTTGAAGCTGTTGCAGTAA
- a CDS encoding M20/M25/M40 family metallo-hydrolase: MHSHVPRVPYRISLFVFLALFSCSAYAQQRGETVDLGMVTQIRQEGFRNSQVMQTASAIVDGIGERLSGSPNVKKANEWTRDQFTKWGLQNAHLEGYKFGRGWQNEFTSVRMVSPDFMELIAYPKAWTPGTSGAIKAPAVRVVAKSPADFEKYRGKLSGKIVLYGDMPEVKPQAEAAMSRYDEKKLADIGHYEIPSEKPRFSPEEFKNRLALRKAADEFFVKENVVAVIDASRGDGGTVFVQSAGSYKEGEPEVAPSLSMAVEHFGRIARLLERGGNVELEVNVQNKFYTDDPTAYDTVAEIPGSDKKDELVMVGAHLDSWHAGTGATDNAAGCAVTMEAVRILQALGVKPRRTIRIALWTGEEEGLLGSRAYVEQHFGSRPESTDPKEKDLPSFLRKPGTPLTLKPEQKQVSAYFNIDNGSGKVRGIYLQENAAVAPIFTEWLKPFHDLGADTITYRNTGGTDHLSFDAVGIPGFQFIQDPIEYETRTHHSNMDVYERLQRDDLMQASVVLASFIYNAAMRDDMMPRKPLPKDAVLPPASAAPAKTPAKKK, encoded by the coding sequence TTGCATTCACACGTACCTCGTGTCCCCTATCGCATCTCCCTATTTGTGTTTCTCGCATTGTTTTCCTGCTCTGCATACGCTCAACAGCGCGGCGAGACCGTGGACCTGGGCATGGTCACGCAGATTCGGCAGGAAGGATTCCGGAACTCGCAAGTCATGCAAACCGCCAGCGCAATCGTCGACGGTATCGGCGAACGGCTAAGTGGGTCGCCGAATGTCAAGAAAGCGAACGAATGGACCCGGGATCAATTCACCAAGTGGGGGTTGCAAAACGCTCACCTTGAGGGCTACAAGTTCGGGCGCGGGTGGCAGAACGAATTCACGTCGGTCCGAATGGTCTCGCCCGACTTCATGGAACTTATTGCCTACCCGAAGGCCTGGACGCCGGGAACGAGTGGCGCGATTAAGGCGCCGGCCGTGCGCGTAGTCGCGAAGTCACCTGCCGACTTCGAAAAGTATCGCGGCAAGCTCTCCGGCAAAATCGTTCTCTATGGCGATATGCCGGAAGTGAAGCCGCAAGCGGAAGCCGCCATGAGCCGTTATGACGAGAAGAAACTCGCCGACATCGGCCATTACGAGATCCCAAGCGAGAAGCCGCGATTCAGTCCTGAGGAATTTAAGAATCGTCTAGCGCTACGGAAAGCGGCGGACGAGTTCTTCGTCAAGGAGAATGTTGTCGCTGTGATTGACGCCAGCCGCGGCGATGGCGGTACCGTTTTCGTACAGAGCGCCGGTTCGTATAAAGAAGGTGAGCCGGAGGTCGCGCCGTCGCTCTCGATGGCGGTGGAACATTTCGGCCGCATCGCGCGACTGCTGGAGCGCGGAGGAAATGTCGAACTTGAAGTAAATGTTCAGAACAAGTTCTACACAGACGACCCGACGGCTTACGACACCGTCGCCGAAATCCCCGGCTCTGACAAGAAAGATGAGCTGGTAATGGTCGGAGCGCACCTCGATTCCTGGCATGCCGGCACCGGTGCCACGGACAATGCTGCCGGATGCGCGGTGACGATGGAAGCAGTGCGCATTTTGCAGGCACTTGGCGTGAAGCCGCGGCGGACTATCCGTATCGCACTATGGACAGGCGAGGAAGAGGGATTGCTCGGCTCGCGCGCGTATGTCGAGCAACACTTTGGGTCGCGACCGGAGAGCACTGATCCGAAGGAAAAAGACCTGCCGTCGTTCCTGCGCAAGCCGGGAACTCCACTCACCCTCAAGCCGGAGCAGAAGCAGGTTTCGGCATACTTCAACATCGACAATGGAAGCGGTAAGGTCCGCGGCATTTACCTGCAGGAGAACGCCGCCGTTGCACCGATCTTCACCGAGTGGCTAAAGCCATTCCATGATCTCGGCGCCGATACGATCACGTATCGCAACACGGGCGGCACGGACCACCTCTCGTTCGATGCGGTAGGTATTCCGGGTTTCCAGTTCATCCAGGACCCGATTGAGTATGAGACTCGCACTCACCACTCGAATATGGATGTGTACGAACGCCTGCAACGTGACGATCTGATGCAAGCTTCGGTAGTACTCGCATCGTTCATCTATAACGCAGCAATGCGCGACGACATGATGCCGCGCAAGCCGCTACCGAAGGATGCGGTGCTCCCGCCCGCATCCGCGGCTCCGGCAAAGACCCCTGCAAAGAAAAAGTAG
- a CDS encoding glutamate dehydrogenase, protein MSTAETFLMSESASFEESLEWERAAQVLDVSPELLRSLRTPQMELVMRRPMVTSAGTEIVPIYGCSYGPASNSTILSVNLGTAGSQRSADAQARDLQMRAALAGLQESASAIAVRIPPETYSERELWMLARECSSDLGRYFPRARLVAADPPSAAFAAWMVHGELSPDLEFPRVPATEYYVANNNHVALSAVTLCASALNACGKALRGSRVVIVGTQPLSRCVVEAFLQEGAAIVGIADESGGLLLQAKDELGDLWTHIERSGLLAEYPGGEHVAYADVLSTPADLLILASGRTEITEGNAATVRATVLAELVAPGLSSGAVDSLSAHGVTVLPATLLHSPCLLPRLSWSARSASDDCADVQNYLGRLWNELENFSRRFKTPLHRSMVLLALQRLAGWSALARP, encoded by the coding sequence ATGAGTACAGCAGAAACGTTCTTGATGTCCGAATCGGCTTCGTTTGAAGAATCGCTCGAGTGGGAACGCGCTGCGCAAGTCCTCGACGTGTCACCGGAACTCTTACGATCGTTGCGAACTCCGCAGATGGAGCTTGTGATGCGACGTCCGATGGTGACGTCGGCTGGTACGGAGATTGTTCCTATCTATGGCTGTAGCTACGGACCTGCTTCCAACTCCACGATTTTGTCGGTCAACTTGGGCACCGCGGGTTCACAGCGTTCTGCGGATGCGCAAGCACGGGATTTGCAAATGCGGGCGGCACTGGCGGGCCTCCAAGAAAGTGCCTCGGCGATAGCGGTGCGTATCCCTCCCGAAACGTATTCCGAGCGCGAGCTCTGGATGCTGGCGCGGGAGTGCAGCTCCGACCTTGGACGATACTTTCCGCGCGCTCGGCTCGTGGCGGCGGACCCGCCCTCAGCAGCGTTCGCCGCTTGGATGGTGCACGGGGAATTGAGCCCCGATCTCGAGTTTCCGCGGGTTCCTGCAACGGAATACTACGTGGCGAACAACAATCATGTCGCTCTCAGTGCTGTCACGTTGTGCGCGAGTGCTCTGAACGCATGCGGCAAAGCTTTGCGCGGCTCCAGAGTTGTAATCGTCGGTACGCAACCCCTGTCGCGGTGCGTAGTCGAAGCGTTCCTGCAGGAAGGCGCGGCGATCGTCGGTATCGCCGATGAATCCGGTGGATTACTCTTGCAAGCAAAAGACGAACTCGGTGATCTGTGGACCCACATCGAACGCAGCGGGCTGCTCGCCGAGTACCCCGGCGGGGAACACGTCGCTTACGCGGATGTTCTCTCGACCCCTGCCGATTTGTTAATTCTGGCTTCCGGCCGGACAGAAATTACGGAGGGGAATGCGGCGACGGTGCGCGCAACCGTCCTTGCGGAGTTGGTCGCACCGGGTCTGTCATCCGGCGCGGTGGATAGCCTCTCAGCCCACGGTGTTACGGTTCTCCCCGCGACTCTCCTTCATTCGCCGTGCCTACTGCCGCGCCTGTCCTGGAGCGCCCGATCGGCGTCCGACGATTGTGCCGACGTCCAAAACTACCTCGGTAGGTTGTGGAACGAGTTGGAAAATTTCAGTCGGCGTTTCAAAACACCACTGCATCGCTCCATGGTGCTCTTGGCATTACAACGACTTGCGGGTTGGTCCGCTTTGGCTAGACCCTAA